Proteins co-encoded in one Arachis hypogaea cultivar Tifrunner chromosome 11, arahy.Tifrunner.gnm2.J5K5, whole genome shotgun sequence genomic window:
- the LOC112722247 gene encoding ATP synthase delta chain, chloroplastic, which translates to MASLHTTITALFPSIQTPRSLLTHPKPILNLSLSTTTFPSLSLKLTRPRHSAGSLGARMVSTAAASYALALADIAKSNNTLDATTTDIEKIDEIFSDPQVFDFFANPTVDAELKKKLVDEIATSSSFQSHTRNFLNILVDAKRIGLVKEIAKEYEFVYNTLTDTEMAVVSSVVKLESQHLAQIAKQVQKLTGAKNVRIKTVIDPSLVAGFTVRYGNSGSKLIDMSVKKQLEEIAAQLDLGDIKLNV; encoded by the coding sequence ATGGCTTCACTTCACACCACCATTACAGCCTTATTCCCTTCAATCCAAACCCCAAGATCCCTCCTCACCCACCCAAAACCCATCCTCAACCTCTCCCTCTCCACTACCACCTTCCCCTCCCTCTCCCTCAAACTCACCCGTCCCCGCCACTCCGCCGGATCCCTCGGCGCCCGCATGGTCTCCACCGCGGCCGCAAGCTACGCCCTCGCCCTTGCCGACATCGCCAAATCCAACAACACCCTTGACGCCACCACAACCGACATCGAGAAAATCGATGAGATCTTCTCCGATCCACAGGTGTTCGACTTCTTTGCCAACCCAACCGTAGACGCCGAACTGAAGAAGAAGCTCGTCGATGAAATCGCCACGTCATCAAGCTTCCAATCCCACACGCGCAACTTCCTGAACATTCTTGTCGATGCGAAGCGCATTGGGCTGGTGAAGGAGATTGCGAAGGAGTATGAATTCGTGTACAACACGCTCACAGATACGGAAATGGCGGTGGTGAGCTCGGTGGTGAAGCTCGAGTCGCAGCACTTAGCACAGATCGCGAAGCAGGTGCAGAAGCTAACGGGGGCTAAGAACGTTAGAATCAAGACAGTTATTGACCCGAGCCTGGTGGCTGGGTTTACTGTTAGGTATGGTAATTCTGGATCGAAGTTGATTGATATGAGCGTCAAGAAGCAGCTTGAGGAGATTGCTGCTCAGCTTGATTTGGGTGACATCAAACTCAATGTATGA